A genome region from Blautia coccoides includes the following:
- a CDS encoding carbohydrate ABC transporter permease — translation MKITKKSKLTVILFVLPALIVYLIWVIYPIINAMWMSMLKSDTLHSSHFVGFENYISVFKSTLFWKSMRISLIFIVLTTTFQVILGFLYGYLVYLQPKGYRIYKILLFVPNVLPSVAAGFIWSYIYSPSMGILKPLMEAIGLGQYYISPIADPKLALVAVVFAQIWSGLGVQVILFNSGFMNIPSEVIESAKLDGATGWKMIKTMVIPMSWDITKMVIILQTIGALRSFDLIYVMTAGGPNHSTEVLPMHLFVNAFQNFNLGYGNVIAVILFVLAMIITVFMRKVMERDSLY, via the coding sequence ATGAAGATTACAAAGAAAAGTAAATTGACGGTTATCTTATTCGTCTTACCGGCCTTGATCGTCTATCTCATATGGGTCATATATCCCATTATCAACGCAATGTGGATGAGCATGCTGAAATCAGATACACTGCACAGCAGCCATTTTGTGGGGTTTGAAAATTATATAAGTGTATTCAAATCAACACTTTTCTGGAAATCCATGAGAATTTCACTTATATTTATTGTCTTGACCACAACGTTCCAGGTGATCCTTGGTTTCTTATATGGATATCTGGTTTATCTGCAGCCTAAAGGGTATCGGATTTATAAAATTTTGCTGTTCGTACCTAATGTTCTTCCTTCTGTTGCGGCAGGATTTATATGGAGTTATATATACAGTCCCAGTATGGGTATATTAAAGCCTTTAATGGAAGCCATTGGACTGGGGCAATATTACATATCGCCCATTGCGGACCCGAAGCTTGCGCTGGTGGCAGTGGTATTTGCACAGATATGGAGTGGATTAGGAGTACAGGTCATACTCTTTAATTCAGGATTCATGAATATACCATCAGAAGTGATCGAAAGTGCGAAACTGGATGGAGCAACAGGTTGGAAAATGATAAAAACCATGGTAATTCCCATGTCCTGGGATATCACCAAGATGGTCATTATCTTACAGACCATCGGAGCACTGCGTTCCTTTGACCTGATCTATGTTATGACAGCCGGCGGACCGAATCATTCCACAGAGGTTCTTCCAATGCATCTGTTTGTAAATGCATTCCAGAACTTCAATCTTGGATATGGCAATGTAATAGCAGTCATATTGTTTGTACTAGCTATGATAATCACAGTTTTTATGAGAAAAGTAATGGAACGGGATAGTTTATATTAA
- a CDS encoding carbohydrate ABC transporter permease, with translation MIGKKKKDNFKQDSVTVIKNPKTKTLVYLALTIAAVLVVLPLMWLFFTSFKSRVDLAKNTWGLPKVWEFSNYMIAWTGSKIPLYMLSSVRATAVAVILTIILSTPVSYVLSRFKFKGKKILYMFFIAGMMIPIHSTVIPIYTMVGNMNMNNSLEVLGLVYGAFRVPISIFILEGFMSALPRELEECAIIDGCSTANIFFKIIAPLSKDGVVTISILTVLSSWNELLISMLLISDPSKKTLPNGLMGFITEYNSEYTQLAAGIMISIIPAILFYAFAQEKIEKGMIAGAIKG, from the coding sequence ATGATTGGAAAAAAGAAAAAAGATAATTTTAAGCAGGACAGTGTAACAGTGATCAAAAATCCAAAAACAAAAACGTTAGTGTATTTGGCTTTGACGATCGCAGCAGTTCTTGTGGTTTTACCTCTTATGTGGTTATTTTTTACATCCTTTAAATCACGTGTAGACCTTGCGAAAAATACATGGGGCTTGCCAAAGGTCTGGGAATTTTCAAATTACATGATAGCCTGGACAGGATCGAAGATTCCTCTTTATATGCTGAGCAGTGTCAGGGCAACTGCAGTTGCAGTTATACTCACGATCATTTTATCCACACCGGTCAGTTATGTTTTGTCCAGGTTTAAGTTTAAAGGAAAAAAGATATTATATATGTTTTTTATTGCCGGAATGATGATTCCTATTCACTCTACGGTAATTCCGATCTATACCATGGTTGGAAATATGAACATGAATAACAGTCTGGAGGTTCTGGGACTGGTTTATGGAGCTTTCAGGGTTCCCATATCAATATTTATACTGGAAGGTTTTATGTCTGCGCTGCCCAGGGAACTGGAAGAATGTGCGATCATTGACGGCTGTTCCACTGCGAATATATTTTTCAAAATCATAGCTCCTCTTTCTAAGGACGGAGTGGTGACAATCTCGATATTGACTGTGCTGTCCTCATGGAATGAATTGTTGATCTCCATGCTGCTGATCAGTGACCCGTCTAAAAAGACATTGCCCAATGGCTTGATGGGATTTATCACAGAGTATAACTCGGAATATACACAGTTGGCAGCGGGAATCATGATCTCGATCATACCGGCCATTTTATTCTATGCATTTGCACAGGAGAAAATTGAAAAGGGTATGATCGCAGGCGCTATTAAAGGATAG
- a CDS encoding ABC transporter substrate-binding protein — protein MRKRFLKKMYAVSMIGILAASTMLAGCGDSSSEKGSEEKTSESNKDSGDQIEIKLSTTWTQGSVAQDNIAELIADFEKEHPNVKIEHDALSTGDLRTKLTVQAASGDMPDVSWCPQSYAREFIKDGLIIDWADIVEEDPDWHQWFADPVLEALTETDGKILLAPLEASIDGLYYNKAMFDEHGWTAPKTWDEFMALIPQIKEAGITPLVTGGKDSRFAWMASAFLVRSGGLDNFRSLCYGDDLTNWNDESTGFPTAVAKFKEMVDAGAFPNGVMGMSATEADQMFANEEAAMYYEGAWKVGNFESAGGPEFLEKLDRLDWPVMTDCADGNPDTRVGGCFIGVMVKAGNDAEKEKLCVELAKAICSPDFGIPLMEEGGQVYPGVAEYDRTTCSEIMNKMIEAFHAADSYIPSMDGIAPPAVDLAIKQTAFPGIITGELDVQQAVDEVQKAAEDYAASLKNQ, from the coding sequence ATGAGAAAAAGATTCTTAAAGAAAATGTATGCGGTATCAATGATAGGAATACTGGCAGCATCAACTATGCTGGCAGGATGCGGGGATTCTTCATCGGAAAAAGGATCAGAGGAAAAGACATCTGAAAGCAACAAAGATTCAGGAGATCAGATTGAGATCAAACTCTCAACAACGTGGACACAGGGTTCTGTAGCGCAGGACAACATAGCAGAATTAATAGCGGATTTTGAAAAAGAACATCCCAATGTGAAAATCGAACATGATGCACTTTCCACAGGAGATCTCCGTACCAAGCTGACCGTTCAGGCAGCCTCAGGAGATATGCCGGACGTTTCCTGGTGTCCCCAGAGTTATGCCCGAGAGTTTATTAAAGACGGCCTTATCATTGACTGGGCAGACATTGTAGAAGAAGATCCTGACTGGCACCAGTGGTTCGCAGATCCTGTTCTCGAAGCGCTGACAGAGACTGACGGCAAGATTCTGCTGGCACCTCTGGAGGCAAGTATTGATGGACTTTACTATAACAAGGCCATGTTCGATGAACACGGATGGACAGCTCCCAAGACATGGGATGAATTTATGGCCCTGATCCCTCAGATCAAGGAAGCCGGGATTACCCCGCTTGTCACCGGGGGTAAAGACAGCAGATTTGCCTGGATGGCTTCCGCATTTCTTGTGAGAAGCGGCGGCCTGGACAATTTCAGGAGTCTCTGCTACGGGGATGACTTAACAAACTGGAACGACGAATCTACAGGATTCCCCACAGCAGTCGCGAAGTTCAAAGAGATGGTTGACGCGGGCGCGTTTCCCAACGGCGTGATGGGAATGAGTGCCACAGAGGCAGATCAGATGTTTGCCAATGAAGAGGCAGCTATGTATTACGAGGGAGCCTGGAAGGTTGGTAACTTTGAGAGTGCCGGCGGCCCGGAATTTCTTGAAAAGCTTGACAGACTTGACTGGCCTGTTATGACTGACTGTGCAGATGGCAATCCTGACACAAGAGTGGGCGGATGCTTTATCGGCGTGATGGTAAAGGCAGGAAACGATGCGGAAAAGGAAAAACTGTGTGTTGAACTTGCAAAAGCTATCTGTTCTCCTGATTTCGGAATCCCGCTTATGGAAGAGGGCGGTCAGGTATATCCTGGCGTGGCTGAATATGACCGCACCACCTGTTCAGAAATCATGAATAAAATGATAGAAGCATTCCATGCGGCTGACAGTTATATTCCTTCCATGGATGGTATTGCCCCTCCGGCAGTTGACCTCGCTATCAAACAGACAGCTTTTCCGGGTATCATAACCGGAGAATTAGATGTGCAGCAGGCAGTTGATGAAGTGCAGAAAGCGGCTGAGGATTATGCGGCATCATTAAAAAATCAGTGA
- a CDS encoding PPC domain-containing DNA-binding protein translates to MKKYMGYEFGRFMILNLKRDDLLLETIEKELKRSGIKNALLTSAIGSLQKVVLHRVVGTGREPEDEFVTLEKPMELASLQGMVLDGKAHFHMVVSDVEKSYTGHLEPGTKVLYLGEVSLVELKGVSLTREKNEDNIGMIVEKEEEN, encoded by the coding sequence ATGAAAAAGTACATGGGGTACGAATTTGGAAGATTTATGATTCTGAATTTAAAGAGGGACGACCTGCTGCTTGAAACGATTGAAAAGGAACTAAAAAGGAGCGGGATAAAAAACGCGCTTTTGACAAGCGCCATCGGTTCCCTGCAGAAAGTAGTGCTGCATCGTGTCGTGGGGACAGGAAGAGAGCCGGAAGATGAATTTGTGACATTGGAAAAGCCAATGGAGTTGGCATCATTACAGGGAATGGTGTTGGACGGAAAAGCACATTTTCATATGGTGGTCTCTGATGTGGAAAAATCCTATACAGGGCATCTGGAGCCTGGGACAAAGGTGCTTTATCTTGGAGAAGTATCCCTGGTTGAACTGAAAGGAGTATCACTCACCAGAGAAAAGAATGAAGACAATATCGGGATGATAGTGGAAAAGGAGGAGGAAAATTAG
- a CDS encoding response regulator transcription factor, producing the protein MFKVVFIDDETLVKLGLRSMLNWEDEGFQIEGDASTGSEGLSLITETKPDLVITDIIMPDMDGIEMMQKVKENHLDPIFVVLSSYDQFELVKKAMKLGAKDYLLKLKLNREILLDMLETVKQELKNKGKTDWKNEPSVWQTEELRKAFLKKALLGESLLMEQSDFDLGWKNKPVRIVYIVSNVHHLISTKEETEKKIYLETICKLIKDISREFFDSYCTQWEKGEFLIFLSEEGAEDVNSDLNFMSEAIIDMLMQYSNIQASIGISGSVTGYENFKGAYLQAKSIKNILARDGYGKVVSFEDTMETDTLKTGEIANNFFSAEKLACICETLNLDELEQSTKRIVEEIRGKHVKLDSAAFLCTRFMCLMEEYLKQNWQNSFSGGNLNDLMKKLYHSDTIAEIIEVFNNYTSNIRQFFSEQGDNEQERIVREAKKYIREHVYDNISLKELAQVLFISSGYLSTTFSKYEPIGVANYINKVKIAEAQQLLMKQRLKIYEVAFKLGYENAGYFAKVFKKYTGCTPKEYMERK; encoded by the coding sequence ATGTTTAAAGTGGTTTTTATTGATGATGAAACCCTGGTAAAGCTGGGGCTTCGGTCTATGCTCAACTGGGAAGATGAAGGGTTTCAAATTGAGGGCGATGCTTCCACCGGAAGTGAAGGATTGTCCCTGATAACGGAAACAAAGCCTGATCTGGTGATAACAGATATTATTATGCCGGATATGGACGGAATAGAGATGATGCAGAAAGTGAAGGAAAATCATCTGGATCCCATTTTTGTTGTGCTGAGCAGCTATGACCAGTTTGAGCTTGTAAAGAAAGCCATGAAGCTTGGGGCTAAGGATTATCTTCTGAAATTAAAACTAAACAGAGAAATACTTCTGGACATGCTGGAAACCGTTAAACAGGAACTCAAGAATAAAGGAAAAACAGACTGGAAGAATGAACCCTCCGTCTGGCAGACAGAGGAGCTACGGAAAGCCTTTTTAAAAAAGGCACTTCTGGGGGAATCCCTGTTAATGGAACAGAGTGATTTTGACCTGGGATGGAAAAATAAACCCGTGCGTATTGTGTACATAGTATCAAATGTTCATCATTTGATCAGCACCAAGGAAGAGACGGAGAAGAAGATTTATCTGGAGACTATATGTAAACTGATCAAGGATATCAGCAGAGAATTTTTTGATTCCTACTGTACGCAGTGGGAGAAAGGGGAGTTTTTGATCTTTCTCTCTGAGGAGGGGGCGGAGGATGTAAACAGTGATCTGAATTTTATGTCGGAGGCAATTATTGATATGCTCATGCAGTACAGCAATATTCAGGCGTCTATAGGGATCAGCGGAAGTGTTACAGGGTATGAAAATTTTAAGGGAGCATATCTGCAGGCAAAATCCATAAAAAATATCCTGGCAAGAGATGGCTATGGCAAAGTGGTCTCTTTTGAGGATACTATGGAGACAGATACATTGAAAACAGGAGAGATAGCAAATAACTTTTTTAGTGCGGAAAAGCTTGCGTGTATCTGTGAAACTTTGAATCTGGACGAGTTGGAACAGTCTACAAAAAGAATTGTAGAGGAGATAAGAGGGAAACATGTTAAACTAGACAGTGCCGCCTTTCTGTGTACAAGATTTATGTGTCTTATGGAGGAGTATCTGAAACAGAACTGGCAAAATAGTTTCAGCGGCGGTAATCTGAATGATTTGATGAAGAAACTATATCACTCGGATACTATTGCGGAAATTATCGAAGTGTTTAACAACTATACTTCAAACATCAGACAATTTTTTTCAGAACAGGGAGATAACGAACAGGAGAGGATCGTACGGGAGGCAAAAAAATATATCCGGGAACATGTGTATGATAATATCAGTTTGAAAGAACTGGCCCAAGTGTTGTTTATCAGTTCTGGTTATCTGAGCACCACATTTTCCAAATATGAACCCATAGGCGTAGCCAACTATATCAATAAGGTGAAAATTGCAGAGGCGCAGCAGTTGTTAATGAAACAGCGTCTTAAGATATATGAGGTGGCCTTTAAGCTGGGGTACGAGAATGCCGGTTATTTTGCCAAGGTATTTAAGAAATATACAGGATGTACACCAAAAGAATATATGGAAAGAAAATAA
- a CDS encoding sensor histidine kinase, whose translation MLKTIKGKLIAYFSFAFLSVIIIICGYYYYTNYNFQESQIIQNVSSNIDYIQSNMNRMLMRCEEFSDKIYFDNKITKVLTRQYVSTKDYYNLDGDLVDAIGDISLYLDNDIISRYIRGIVIKGNNGNVIKYGEDADYININELTEMDWFKKDKYNNFVEWESMIHNDSPVSQVKYQIPFVRQLISTYTGKNVGWLFVSISPSIIKDVVKDYELSSDDILIICDKDKNCIYSSKPELFGTDISDMVSVWDDDKAISYDDQKWFAVKDYSDYSGLEIIQLINYKVFQSQSDILKKSTLMVILIMLVVIFSLTSLLSNSLTKPISNITKRMKLISKGDFSVDKTLEGDDEIGTLGKGINMLSQSVDSLMEQIRKEEAMKKELEYKTLQSQINPHFVYNVLNSIKIMAQLQAADSIYIMVESFGELLKEVSKGVDDKITIEKEFELLERYVYLQKIRKKGLIRTEYDIEPGCENSLIIKFLLQPLVENAILHGFEGKRGMELIHISARRRGDNLQILIRDNGIGMTEEEIRQLFECNNENQVHYNKIGVKNIQERIQILYGPQYGLSYESELNKYTLVSVLLPFEVKRGEDNV comes from the coding sequence GTGTTAAAAACAATAAAAGGAAAACTGATCGCTTATTTTTCTTTTGCTTTTTTATCTGTCATCATTATAATTTGTGGTTATTATTACTATACCAATTATAATTTTCAGGAAAGTCAGATTATTCAGAATGTTAGCTCGAACATTGATTATATACAGAGTAACATGAACAGGATGCTTATGCGCTGTGAAGAATTTTCGGATAAAATATATTTTGACAACAAGATTACAAAGGTTCTGACCAGGCAGTATGTTTCCACAAAAGATTATTATAATCTGGACGGGGATTTGGTGGATGCAATTGGGGATATCTCACTTTATCTAGATAACGATATTATTTCCCGGTATATACGAGGGATTGTGATCAAAGGAAATAATGGAAATGTAATAAAATATGGGGAAGATGCGGATTACATAAATATAAACGAGCTTACGGAGATGGATTGGTTCAAAAAAGATAAGTACAATAATTTTGTTGAATGGGAGTCCATGATACATAATGATTCGCCGGTAAGTCAGGTTAAGTATCAGATTCCATTTGTACGGCAGCTTATTTCCACATATACCGGTAAAAATGTAGGCTGGCTCTTTGTATCCATATCACCATCGATCATAAAGGATGTGGTGAAGGATTATGAGTTGTCCAGCGATGATATTTTGATCATCTGTGATAAAGATAAAAATTGTATTTACAGCAGTAAGCCTGAATTGTTCGGAACAGATATCTCGGATATGGTATCTGTCTGGGACGATGATAAGGCCATAAGCTATGATGACCAAAAATGGTTTGCGGTAAAAGATTATTCGGATTATTCAGGACTGGAGATTATTCAGTTGATCAATTATAAAGTCTTCCAAAGTCAGAGCGATATATTGAAAAAATCAACTCTAATGGTAATTTTGATCATGCTGGTGGTTATTTTTTCACTGACAAGTCTGCTCTCGAATAGCCTGACTAAACCCATTTCAAATATAACAAAACGAATGAAGTTAATATCAAAAGGTGATTTTTCCGTTGATAAAACCTTAGAGGGCGATGATGAGATCGGAACTTTAGGCAAAGGGATCAATATGCTATCACAGAGTGTGGATTCGCTTATGGAACAGATTCGGAAAGAGGAGGCAATGAAGAAAGAGCTGGAATATAAAACCCTTCAAAGCCAGATCAATCCTCATTTTGTATATAATGTACTGAATTCCATAAAAATCATGGCACAGCTCCAAGCGGCAGACAGTATATATATTATGGTGGAAAGCTTTGGTGAACTGTTAAAGGAAGTCAGCAAAGGCGTAGATGATAAAATTACAATAGAGAAAGAATTTGAACTGCTCGAACGCTATGTCTATCTTCAAAAGATAAGAAAAAAGGGATTGATCAGAACAGAGTATGACATTGAACCGGGATGTGAAAACAGCCTAATCATAAAATTTTTGCTGCAGCCCCTTGTAGAAAACGCGATTTTACACGGATTTGAAGGAAAAAGAGGGATGGAACTTATTCATATCAGCGCCCGGCGCAGGGGAGATAATCTTCAGATCCTTATTCGGGACAATGGGATAGGAATGACCGAGGAAGAAATCAGACAGTTATTTGAATGCAACAACGAGAATCAAGTACATTATAATAAAATAGGTGTTAAGAACATCCAGGAAAGAATACAGATTTTGTATGGTCCGCAGTATGGTCTTTCTTATGAGAGTGAGTTAAATAAATATACATTAGTAAGTGTATTGCTGCCATTTGAAGTCAAAAGAGGTGAAGACAATGTTTAA
- a CDS encoding C-terminal binding protein, translating into MKIIIAEYPESADRDLSIEKSVFPEDAELVLAVYTKETEDEFIEKCRDADAILVGYVGINRRIIDGLQKCKVISIQATGWNYVDIEYAREKGIAVCAIGEYCTQEVADHTILLTLALLKGLKTYERSVEKDKAWIYNAKPGLKRIEGLNFGIAGFGKIGKAVAKRAKSFGMNILAYDPYIPDDVIRQLGAEPVSMDGLLEESDVITIHMNLTAENQGMFDLEKFKKMKRCPILLNVARGGAVNEQDLVYALDHNMVSGAGLDVLSSETPDMSTNPLVGRENVIITPHSAFYSTTTEYLLYKIPAENVLRCLEGKYKDANRVVNGVGLG; encoded by the coding sequence ATGAAAATTATCATTGCAGAATATCCGGAATCAGCGGATCGTGATCTGAGTATAGAAAAATCGGTATTCCCGGAGGATGCAGAACTGGTACTTGCTGTTTATACAAAAGAGACAGAAGATGAATTTATAGAAAAGTGCCGGGACGCGGACGCGATCCTGGTGGGATATGTGGGGATCAACAGGAGGATCATTGACGGTCTGCAAAAGTGTAAAGTCATATCCATACAGGCAACCGGCTGGAACTATGTGGACATAGAGTATGCCAGAGAAAAGGGGATCGCTGTCTGCGCAATAGGGGAATACTGTACGCAGGAAGTTGCGGACCATACAATTTTGCTGACCCTTGCTCTTCTTAAAGGACTGAAGACATATGAGAGAAGTGTAGAGAAAGACAAGGCATGGATCTATAATGCAAAACCCGGTTTAAAGAGAATAGAAGGACTGAATTTCGGCATTGCGGGATTTGGGAAGATTGGGAAAGCGGTGGCAAAAAGGGCTAAAAGCTTTGGCATGAACATTCTGGCTTATGATCCCTATATTCCGGATGATGTGATCCGGCAGTTGGGAGCAGAACCCGTATCAATGGACGGGCTTCTGGAAGAAAGCGATGTGATCACAATCCATATGAACCTCACCGCTGAAAACCAGGGGATGTTTGATCTGGAAAAATTTAAAAAGATGAAAAGATGTCCCATCTTACTGAATGTGGCCAGAGGAGGCGCTGTCAATGAACAGGATCTGGTATATGCTCTGGATCACAATATGGTGAGCGGAGCCGGGCTGGATGTGCTTTCCTCCGAAACGCCGGATATGAGTACAAACCCGCTGGTGGGCAGGGAGAATGTGATCATCACACCTCACAGTGCGTTTTATTCTACAACTACGGAATATCTGCTTTACAAAATACCTGCGGAGAATGTGCTTCGCTGTCTAGAAGGGAAATATAAGGATGCGAACCGGGTAGTGAACGGAGTGGGATTAGGATGA
- a CDS encoding sodium:solute symporter family protein, which produces MKGIDICFVVLYMVMMLGIGIYTSRKQSSMETYYVAGRQLGTLSIACLWISCWIGGASVIGTSTKAYDMGITAIWYVGILAVGCGLFSLIFSKKVKKIGDHLENLTYPDFIESRYDHRCRFISTICTLIGMIGVTASQLVASGVILNTITGWGSGISFTVAAIVLILYTALGGYLAVTYTDWVQVGLLLIGVIIAVPFATKAIGGVDAIRVLPDSYFDVGAWGWPTIIAFALSTLLSFFTTMDSYTRCMAAKDARTAKKGGLIAALCILPIALCATYEGLAAKVLIPDLPKGSNSLIQLILMTFPSGIKGLVITGIFAAIMSSADIAILTASANVTRDIYQRYINPKAKDRTIVRLGTVSSLFIGGISLLFAWLNPDIMDILLITFTFLSAGLFIPTFFGFFWRRASIKAAFYSMTLSMITVIFWYIGQYQGWGAVFRIDALWPGLLVSALVFFSLSLLREQSQEEKEKINHFLS; this is translated from the coding sequence TTGAAGGGAATAGATATCTGTTTTGTGGTACTTTATATGGTGATGATGTTGGGCATTGGTATCTATACGTCACGGAAACAGAGCAGTATGGAGACATATTATGTGGCGGGCAGACAACTGGGCACATTATCTATTGCCTGTCTGTGGATTTCCTGCTGGATTGGCGGAGCTTCTGTGATCGGCACCTCCACCAAAGCATACGATATGGGAATCACTGCCATATGGTATGTAGGGATTTTGGCAGTCGGATGTGGGTTGTTTTCTCTTATTTTTTCAAAAAAGGTAAAAAAGATAGGAGATCATCTGGAGAATCTTACATACCCGGATTTCATTGAGAGCCGGTATGATCACAGATGCAGGTTTATCTCTACCATATGTACGCTGATCGGTATGATCGGGGTCACTGCCTCCCAGTTGGTGGCAAGCGGTGTGATATTAAACACCATCACCGGGTGGGGAAGCGGTATATCCTTTACAGTTGCGGCAATCGTATTAATTCTTTATACGGCACTGGGAGGGTATCTGGCAGTCACTTACACAGACTGGGTGCAGGTAGGGCTTTTACTGATCGGGGTGATCATCGCGGTTCCCTTTGCCACCAAAGCTATCGGCGGTGTGGATGCCATTAGGGTTCTGCCTGACAGTTATTTTGACGTGGGAGCCTGGGGATGGCCCACTATTATAGCGTTTGCGCTGTCCACACTTCTGTCCTTTTTTACTACAATGGACAGCTATACCAGATGTATGGCGGCAAAGGACGCGCGGACAGCTAAAAAAGGCGGGCTTATCGCAGCCCTCTGTATACTGCCCATCGCGCTGTGCGCCACGTATGAAGGACTGGCGGCAAAGGTCTTGATACCGGATCTTCCGAAGGGAAGTAACTCTCTGATACAGCTAATCCTCATGACATTTCCAAGCGGTATAAAAGGGCTGGTCATCACAGGTATTTTTGCAGCGATCATGTCCTCCGCGGATATTGCTATTTTAACGGCATCAGCCAATGTGACAAGGGATATTTATCAGAGATATATCAATCCTAAGGCAAAGGACAGGACCATTGTACGTCTGGGGACAGTCAGCTCCCTTTTTATAGGGGGAATCAGTCTTTTGTTTGCCTGGCTCAATCCGGATATTATGGATATTCTCCTTATCACCTTTACCTTCCTGTCCGCAGGGCTTTTTATCCCTACATTTTTTGGATTCTTTTGGCGAAGGGCAAGTATAAAGGCAGCATTTTACAGCATGACGTTGTCCATGATAACGGTTATTTTTTGGTATATCGGGCAATACCAGGGCTGGGGTGCTGTGTTCCGCATTGACGCTTTATGGCCGGGACTTCTGGTGTCGGCACTTGTATTCTTCTCCCTGTCCCTATTGAGAGAGCAGAGTCAGGAGGAGAAAGAAAAAATCAACCATTTTTTATCATAG